A section of the Malus sylvestris chromosome 17, drMalSylv7.2, whole genome shotgun sequence genome encodes:
- the LOC126609839 gene encoding uncharacterized protein LOC126609839 isoform X4 produces MLASSRPLFRVDRFLKFTTAYDALKPVNCFLGHCEYRGLSYNIEMSGRKDKQTVGDRNKKLRTTNAVWRPVSTQASSNEECSVKEVTEKLESETQVQEVHECTSTRISSLENVIEVAATNLDAGSSASQDTGEDKVFGGEQVVSTEKHSISVEVGASLFRFVRGKWGLTQKQIEDEMGVKIRIPLSREEDSLTIEGHSVESISRASEKIKSIVDQAVKSSNLDYSHFISLPLAIHPELVDKLVNFQNSILGISDSGVDDNLDSNSNEENSESEGEDQRPDVAVELKVEGDRQHVKVNLTNIPLVSYALQSSKAATLSDLGIEKSIFIKPKTFHLTVLMLKLWNKDRVHAATEVLQRISSKVIEALDNRPVSIRLKGLNCMRGSLAKAGVVYAPVEEIGSEGRLLRACQVIIDAYIEAGLVLEKDAKQKLKLHATVMNARHSKRKKGTRKVNSFDARGIFKQYGSEEWGEYLIREAHLSQRDMSNLNKLDFTTLEVSGRNYLKWVQDVKLHLTAKGIRATIEAPIVDKQVDEA; encoded by the exons ATGTTAGCTTCTTCCAGGCCCCTCTTCAG AGTGGATCGGTTTCTGAAATTTACAACTGCATATGATGCACTGAAGCCAGTAAATTGCTTCCTa GGACACTGTGAGTATCGCGGTTTGAGTTACAATATCGAAATGAGTGGTAGAAAAGATAAGCAAACTGTCGGGGACCGTAACAAAAAGCTCAGAACAACTAATGCTGTGTGGAGACCAGTCAGTACTCAAGCTAGTTCCAATGAAG AATGCTCTGTGAAGGAGGTCACAGAAAAGCTGGAATCTGAAACTCAAGTGCAAGAAGTGCACGAATGCACTTCTACGAGAATTTCAAGTTTGGAGAATGTCATAGAGGTGGCTGCAACTAACCTCGATGCTGGTTCCAGTGCATCACAAGATACTGGAGAAGATAAAGTCTTTGGAGGAGAGCAAGTGGTTTCTACTGAAAAGCATTCAATTTCAGTTGAG GTTGGTGCTTCTTTGTTTCGCTTTGTCAGAGGAAAATG GGGATTGACACAGAAACAGATTGAGGACGAGATGGGAGTTAAGATTAGAATCCCTTTGTCAAGGGAGGAGGATTCACTAA CTATTGAAGGCCATTCAGTTGAAAGTATATCTAGAGCTTCTGAGAAGATAAAATCTATAGTTGACCAG GCAGTTAAAAGCTCAAATCTCGATTACTCTCACTTCATTTCACTTCCATTGGCAATACATCCTGAATTAGTTGATAAGCTCGTCAACTTTCAGAACTCAATCCTGGGAATTAGTGATTCTGGTGTAGATGATAATCTGGATAGTAATTCAAATGAAGAGAATTCTGAGAGTGAAGGTGAAGACCAAAGACCTGATGTCGCAGTTGAACTTAAAGTTGAAGGTGACCGTCAACATGTTAAAGTGAATCTAACCAACATACCTCTTGTCAGTTATGCGCTTCAATCATCAAAGGCGGCTACCCTATCTG ACTTGGGGATTGAAAAGTCAATATTCATTAAACCAAAAACGTTTCACTTAACTGTGCTTATGCTGAAGTTGTGGAACAAGGACCGAGTTCATGCTGCTACTGAGGTTTTGCAG AGAATCTCTTCAAAAGTGATCGAAGCCTTAGATAATCGCCCTGTCTCCATAAGACTGAAGGGACTG AATTGTATGagaggttctttggccaaagctgGTGTTGTCTATGCTCCAGTTGAAGAAATTGGCAGTGAGGGACGACTTCTGCGTGCCTGTC AAGTCATCATCGATGCATATATTGAAGCCGGGCTTGTTTTAGAGAAAGATGCTAAACAGAAATTAAAG TTGCATGCAACTGTGATGAATGCAAGGCACAGCAAAAG GAAGAAGGGAACGAGAAAGGTTAATTCCTTTGATGCGCGTGGCATTTTCAAGCAATATGGATCGGAGGAATGGGGAGAGTATCTTATCCGAGAAGCTCATCTTTCACAGAG ggacatgtcgaacttgaacaagctcgatttcactACTCTGGAAGtatctggaagaaactacctgaagtgggttcaagacgtgaagcttcATCTTactgcaaagggtattagagccaccatcgaggCACCTATCGTCGACAAACAAGTCGATGAAGCTTAG
- the LOC126609839 gene encoding uncharacterized protein LOC126609839 isoform X3 encodes MLASSRPLFRVDRFLKFTTAYDALKPGHCEYRGLSYNIEMSGRKDKQTVGDRNKKLRTTNAVWRPVSTQASSNEECSVKEVTEKLESETQVQEVHECTSTRISSLENVIEVAATNLDAGSSASQDTGEDKVFGGEQVVSTEKHSISVEVGASLFRFVRGKWGLTQKQIEDEMGVKIRIPLSREEDSLTIEGHSVESISRASEKIKSIVDQAVKSSNLDYSHFISLPLAIHPELVDKLVNFQNSILGISDSGVDDNLDSNSNEENSESEGEDQRPDVAVELKVEGDRQHVKVNLTNIPLVSYALQSSKAATLSDLGIEKSIFIKPKTFHLTVLMLKLWNKDRVHAATEVLQRISSKVIEALDNRPVSIRLKGLNCMRGSLAKAGVVYAPVEEIGSEGRLLRACQVIIDAYIEAGLVLEKDAKQKLKLHATVMNARHSKRKKGTRKVNSFDARGIFKQYGSEEWGEYLIREAHLSQRCGVVQETADWKGDFSTIFLIRQGTYDKDISFSGTIALKRRIFFLSFLLISGKIRSGGLIKPLS; translated from the exons ATGTTAGCTTCTTCCAGGCCCCTCTTCAG AGTGGATCGGTTTCTGAAATTTACAACTGCATATGATGCACTGAAGCCA GGACACTGTGAGTATCGCGGTTTGAGTTACAATATCGAAATGAGTGGTAGAAAAGATAAGCAAACTGTCGGGGACCGTAACAAAAAGCTCAGAACAACTAATGCTGTGTGGAGACCAGTCAGTACTCAAGCTAGTTCCAATGAAG AATGCTCTGTGAAGGAGGTCACAGAAAAGCTGGAATCTGAAACTCAAGTGCAAGAAGTGCACGAATGCACTTCTACGAGAATTTCAAGTTTGGAGAATGTCATAGAGGTGGCTGCAACTAACCTCGATGCTGGTTCCAGTGCATCACAAGATACTGGAGAAGATAAAGTCTTTGGAGGAGAGCAAGTGGTTTCTACTGAAAAGCATTCAATTTCAGTTGAG GTTGGTGCTTCTTTGTTTCGCTTTGTCAGAGGAAAATG GGGATTGACACAGAAACAGATTGAGGACGAGATGGGAGTTAAGATTAGAATCCCTTTGTCAAGGGAGGAGGATTCACTAA CTATTGAAGGCCATTCAGTTGAAAGTATATCTAGAGCTTCTGAGAAGATAAAATCTATAGTTGACCAG GCAGTTAAAAGCTCAAATCTCGATTACTCTCACTTCATTTCACTTCCATTGGCAATACATCCTGAATTAGTTGATAAGCTCGTCAACTTTCAGAACTCAATCCTGGGAATTAGTGATTCTGGTGTAGATGATAATCTGGATAGTAATTCAAATGAAGAGAATTCTGAGAGTGAAGGTGAAGACCAAAGACCTGATGTCGCAGTTGAACTTAAAGTTGAAGGTGACCGTCAACATGTTAAAGTGAATCTAACCAACATACCTCTTGTCAGTTATGCGCTTCAATCATCAAAGGCGGCTACCCTATCTG ACTTGGGGATTGAAAAGTCAATATTCATTAAACCAAAAACGTTTCACTTAACTGTGCTTATGCTGAAGTTGTGGAACAAGGACCGAGTTCATGCTGCTACTGAGGTTTTGCAG AGAATCTCTTCAAAAGTGATCGAAGCCTTAGATAATCGCCCTGTCTCCATAAGACTGAAGGGACTG AATTGTATGagaggttctttggccaaagctgGTGTTGTCTATGCTCCAGTTGAAGAAATTGGCAGTGAGGGACGACTTCTGCGTGCCTGTC AAGTCATCATCGATGCATATATTGAAGCCGGGCTTGTTTTAGAGAAAGATGCTAAACAGAAATTAAAG TTGCATGCAACTGTGATGAATGCAAGGCACAGCAAAAG GAAGAAGGGAACGAGAAAGGTTAATTCCTTTGATGCGCGTGGCATTTTCAAGCAATATGGATCGGAGGAATGGGGAGAGTATCTTATCCGAGAAGCTCATCTTTCACAGAG GTGTGGTGTGGTTCAAGAAACAGCTGACTGGAAAGGTGATTTCAGTACTATATTTTTGATTAGGCAGGGGACCTATGACAAGGATATTTCTTTTAGTGGGACAATAGCTCTGAAAAGGCGGatttttttcttatcttttttattaatttcggGCAAAATACGATCGGGAGGGCTAATTAAACCCCTGAGCTGA
- the LOC126609839 gene encoding uncharacterized protein LOC126609839 isoform X2, with protein sequence MLASSRPLFRVDRFLKFTTAYDALKPVNCFLGHCEYRGLSYNIEMSGRKDKQTVGDRNKKLRTTNAVWRPVSTQASSNEECSVKEVTEKLESETQVQEVHECTSTRISSLENVIEVAATNLDAGSSASQDTGEDKVFGGEQVVSTEKHSISVGASLFRFVRGKWGLTQKQIEDEMGVKIRIPLSREEDSLTIEGHSVESISRASEKIKSIVDQAVKSSNLDYSHFISLPLAIHPELVDKLVNFQNSILGISDSGVDDNLDSNSNEENSESEGEDQRPDVAVELKVEGDRQHVKVNLTNIPLVSYALQSSKAATLSDLGIEKSIFIKPKTFHLTVLMLKLWNKDRVHAATEVLQRISSKVIEALDNRPVSIRLKGLNCMRGSLAKAGVVYAPVEEIGSEGRLLRACQVIIDAYIEAGLVLEKDAKQKLKLHATVMNARHSKRKKGTRKVNSFDARGIFKQYGSEEWGEYLIREAHLSQRCGVVQETADWKGDFSTIFLIRQGTYDKDISFSGTIALKRRIFFLSFLLISGKIRSGGLIKPLS encoded by the exons ATGTTAGCTTCTTCCAGGCCCCTCTTCAG AGTGGATCGGTTTCTGAAATTTACAACTGCATATGATGCACTGAAGCCAGTAAATTGCTTCCTa GGACACTGTGAGTATCGCGGTTTGAGTTACAATATCGAAATGAGTGGTAGAAAAGATAAGCAAACTGTCGGGGACCGTAACAAAAAGCTCAGAACAACTAATGCTGTGTGGAGACCAGTCAGTACTCAAGCTAGTTCCAATGAAG AATGCTCTGTGAAGGAGGTCACAGAAAAGCTGGAATCTGAAACTCAAGTGCAAGAAGTGCACGAATGCACTTCTACGAGAATTTCAAGTTTGGAGAATGTCATAGAGGTGGCTGCAACTAACCTCGATGCTGGTTCCAGTGCATCACAAGATACTGGAGAAGATAAAGTCTTTGGAGGAGAGCAAGTGGTTTCTACTGAAAAGCATTCAATTTCA GTTGGTGCTTCTTTGTTTCGCTTTGTCAGAGGAAAATG GGGATTGACACAGAAACAGATTGAGGACGAGATGGGAGTTAAGATTAGAATCCCTTTGTCAAGGGAGGAGGATTCACTAA CTATTGAAGGCCATTCAGTTGAAAGTATATCTAGAGCTTCTGAGAAGATAAAATCTATAGTTGACCAG GCAGTTAAAAGCTCAAATCTCGATTACTCTCACTTCATTTCACTTCCATTGGCAATACATCCTGAATTAGTTGATAAGCTCGTCAACTTTCAGAACTCAATCCTGGGAATTAGTGATTCTGGTGTAGATGATAATCTGGATAGTAATTCAAATGAAGAGAATTCTGAGAGTGAAGGTGAAGACCAAAGACCTGATGTCGCAGTTGAACTTAAAGTTGAAGGTGACCGTCAACATGTTAAAGTGAATCTAACCAACATACCTCTTGTCAGTTATGCGCTTCAATCATCAAAGGCGGCTACCCTATCTG ACTTGGGGATTGAAAAGTCAATATTCATTAAACCAAAAACGTTTCACTTAACTGTGCTTATGCTGAAGTTGTGGAACAAGGACCGAGTTCATGCTGCTACTGAGGTTTTGCAG AGAATCTCTTCAAAAGTGATCGAAGCCTTAGATAATCGCCCTGTCTCCATAAGACTGAAGGGACTG AATTGTATGagaggttctttggccaaagctgGTGTTGTCTATGCTCCAGTTGAAGAAATTGGCAGTGAGGGACGACTTCTGCGTGCCTGTC AAGTCATCATCGATGCATATATTGAAGCCGGGCTTGTTTTAGAGAAAGATGCTAAACAGAAATTAAAG TTGCATGCAACTGTGATGAATGCAAGGCACAGCAAAAG GAAGAAGGGAACGAGAAAGGTTAATTCCTTTGATGCGCGTGGCATTTTCAAGCAATATGGATCGGAGGAATGGGGAGAGTATCTTATCCGAGAAGCTCATCTTTCACAGAG GTGTGGTGTGGTTCAAGAAACAGCTGACTGGAAAGGTGATTTCAGTACTATATTTTTGATTAGGCAGGGGACCTATGACAAGGATATTTCTTTTAGTGGGACAATAGCTCTGAAAAGGCGGatttttttcttatcttttttattaatttcggGCAAAATACGATCGGGAGGGCTAATTAAACCCCTGAGCTGA
- the LOC126609839 gene encoding uncharacterized protein LOC126609839 isoform X5: MLASSRPLFRVDRFLKFTTAYDALKPVNCFLGHCEYRGLSYNIEMSGRKDKQTVGDRNKKLRTTNAVWRPVSTQASSNEECSVKEVTEKLESETQVQEVHECTSTRISSLENVIEVAATNLDAGSSASQDTGEDKVFGGEQVVSTEKHSISVEVGASLFRFVRGKWGLTQKQIEDEMGVKIRIPLSREEDSLTIEGHSVESISRASEKIKSIVDQAVKSSNLDYSHFISLPLAIHPELVDKLVNFQNSILGISDSGVDDNLDSNSNEENSESEGEDQRPDVAVELKVEGDRQHVKVNLTNIPLVSYALQSSKAATLSDLGIEKSIFIKPKTFHLTVLMLKLWNKDRVHAATEVLQNCMRGSLAKAGVVYAPVEEIGSEGRLLRACQVIIDAYIEAGLVLEKDAKQKLKLHATVMNARHSKRKKGTRKVNSFDARGIFKQYGSEEWGEYLIREAHLSQRCGVVQETADWKGDFSTIFLIRQGTYDKDISFSGTIALKRRIFFLSFLLISGKIRSGGLIKPLS, translated from the exons ATGTTAGCTTCTTCCAGGCCCCTCTTCAG AGTGGATCGGTTTCTGAAATTTACAACTGCATATGATGCACTGAAGCCAGTAAATTGCTTCCTa GGACACTGTGAGTATCGCGGTTTGAGTTACAATATCGAAATGAGTGGTAGAAAAGATAAGCAAACTGTCGGGGACCGTAACAAAAAGCTCAGAACAACTAATGCTGTGTGGAGACCAGTCAGTACTCAAGCTAGTTCCAATGAAG AATGCTCTGTGAAGGAGGTCACAGAAAAGCTGGAATCTGAAACTCAAGTGCAAGAAGTGCACGAATGCACTTCTACGAGAATTTCAAGTTTGGAGAATGTCATAGAGGTGGCTGCAACTAACCTCGATGCTGGTTCCAGTGCATCACAAGATACTGGAGAAGATAAAGTCTTTGGAGGAGAGCAAGTGGTTTCTACTGAAAAGCATTCAATTTCAGTTGAG GTTGGTGCTTCTTTGTTTCGCTTTGTCAGAGGAAAATG GGGATTGACACAGAAACAGATTGAGGACGAGATGGGAGTTAAGATTAGAATCCCTTTGTCAAGGGAGGAGGATTCACTAA CTATTGAAGGCCATTCAGTTGAAAGTATATCTAGAGCTTCTGAGAAGATAAAATCTATAGTTGACCAG GCAGTTAAAAGCTCAAATCTCGATTACTCTCACTTCATTTCACTTCCATTGGCAATACATCCTGAATTAGTTGATAAGCTCGTCAACTTTCAGAACTCAATCCTGGGAATTAGTGATTCTGGTGTAGATGATAATCTGGATAGTAATTCAAATGAAGAGAATTCTGAGAGTGAAGGTGAAGACCAAAGACCTGATGTCGCAGTTGAACTTAAAGTTGAAGGTGACCGTCAACATGTTAAAGTGAATCTAACCAACATACCTCTTGTCAGTTATGCGCTTCAATCATCAAAGGCGGCTACCCTATCTG ACTTGGGGATTGAAAAGTCAATATTCATTAAACCAAAAACGTTTCACTTAACTGTGCTTATGCTGAAGTTGTGGAACAAGGACCGAGTTCATGCTGCTACTGAGGTTTTGCAG AATTGTATGagaggttctttggccaaagctgGTGTTGTCTATGCTCCAGTTGAAGAAATTGGCAGTGAGGGACGACTTCTGCGTGCCTGTC AAGTCATCATCGATGCATATATTGAAGCCGGGCTTGTTTTAGAGAAAGATGCTAAACAGAAATTAAAG TTGCATGCAACTGTGATGAATGCAAGGCACAGCAAAAG GAAGAAGGGAACGAGAAAGGTTAATTCCTTTGATGCGCGTGGCATTTTCAAGCAATATGGATCGGAGGAATGGGGAGAGTATCTTATCCGAGAAGCTCATCTTTCACAGAG GTGTGGTGTGGTTCAAGAAACAGCTGACTGGAAAGGTGATTTCAGTACTATATTTTTGATTAGGCAGGGGACCTATGACAAGGATATTTCTTTTAGTGGGACAATAGCTCTGAAAAGGCGGatttttttcttatcttttttattaatttcggGCAAAATACGATCGGGAGGGCTAATTAAACCCCTGAGCTGA
- the LOC126609839 gene encoding uncharacterized protein LOC126609839 isoform X1 encodes MLASSRPLFRVDRFLKFTTAYDALKPVNCFLGHCEYRGLSYNIEMSGRKDKQTVGDRNKKLRTTNAVWRPVSTQASSNEECSVKEVTEKLESETQVQEVHECTSTRISSLENVIEVAATNLDAGSSASQDTGEDKVFGGEQVVSTEKHSISVEVGASLFRFVRGKWGLTQKQIEDEMGVKIRIPLSREEDSLTIEGHSVESISRASEKIKSIVDQAVKSSNLDYSHFISLPLAIHPELVDKLVNFQNSILGISDSGVDDNLDSNSNEENSESEGEDQRPDVAVELKVEGDRQHVKVNLTNIPLVSYALQSSKAATLSDLGIEKSIFIKPKTFHLTVLMLKLWNKDRVHAATEVLQRISSKVIEALDNRPVSIRLKGLNCMRGSLAKAGVVYAPVEEIGSEGRLLRACQVIIDAYIEAGLVLEKDAKQKLKLHATVMNARHSKRKKGTRKVNSFDARGIFKQYGSEEWGEYLIREAHLSQRCGVVQETADWKGDFSTIFLIRQGTYDKDISFSGTIALKRRIFFLSFLLISGKIRSGGLIKPLS; translated from the exons ATGTTAGCTTCTTCCAGGCCCCTCTTCAG AGTGGATCGGTTTCTGAAATTTACAACTGCATATGATGCACTGAAGCCAGTAAATTGCTTCCTa GGACACTGTGAGTATCGCGGTTTGAGTTACAATATCGAAATGAGTGGTAGAAAAGATAAGCAAACTGTCGGGGACCGTAACAAAAAGCTCAGAACAACTAATGCTGTGTGGAGACCAGTCAGTACTCAAGCTAGTTCCAATGAAG AATGCTCTGTGAAGGAGGTCACAGAAAAGCTGGAATCTGAAACTCAAGTGCAAGAAGTGCACGAATGCACTTCTACGAGAATTTCAAGTTTGGAGAATGTCATAGAGGTGGCTGCAACTAACCTCGATGCTGGTTCCAGTGCATCACAAGATACTGGAGAAGATAAAGTCTTTGGAGGAGAGCAAGTGGTTTCTACTGAAAAGCATTCAATTTCAGTTGAG GTTGGTGCTTCTTTGTTTCGCTTTGTCAGAGGAAAATG GGGATTGACACAGAAACAGATTGAGGACGAGATGGGAGTTAAGATTAGAATCCCTTTGTCAAGGGAGGAGGATTCACTAA CTATTGAAGGCCATTCAGTTGAAAGTATATCTAGAGCTTCTGAGAAGATAAAATCTATAGTTGACCAG GCAGTTAAAAGCTCAAATCTCGATTACTCTCACTTCATTTCACTTCCATTGGCAATACATCCTGAATTAGTTGATAAGCTCGTCAACTTTCAGAACTCAATCCTGGGAATTAGTGATTCTGGTGTAGATGATAATCTGGATAGTAATTCAAATGAAGAGAATTCTGAGAGTGAAGGTGAAGACCAAAGACCTGATGTCGCAGTTGAACTTAAAGTTGAAGGTGACCGTCAACATGTTAAAGTGAATCTAACCAACATACCTCTTGTCAGTTATGCGCTTCAATCATCAAAGGCGGCTACCCTATCTG ACTTGGGGATTGAAAAGTCAATATTCATTAAACCAAAAACGTTTCACTTAACTGTGCTTATGCTGAAGTTGTGGAACAAGGACCGAGTTCATGCTGCTACTGAGGTTTTGCAG AGAATCTCTTCAAAAGTGATCGAAGCCTTAGATAATCGCCCTGTCTCCATAAGACTGAAGGGACTG AATTGTATGagaggttctttggccaaagctgGTGTTGTCTATGCTCCAGTTGAAGAAATTGGCAGTGAGGGACGACTTCTGCGTGCCTGTC AAGTCATCATCGATGCATATATTGAAGCCGGGCTTGTTTTAGAGAAAGATGCTAAACAGAAATTAAAG TTGCATGCAACTGTGATGAATGCAAGGCACAGCAAAAG GAAGAAGGGAACGAGAAAGGTTAATTCCTTTGATGCGCGTGGCATTTTCAAGCAATATGGATCGGAGGAATGGGGAGAGTATCTTATCCGAGAAGCTCATCTTTCACAGAG GTGTGGTGTGGTTCAAGAAACAGCTGACTGGAAAGGTGATTTCAGTACTATATTTTTGATTAGGCAGGGGACCTATGACAAGGATATTTCTTTTAGTGGGACAATAGCTCTGAAAAGGCGGatttttttcttatcttttttattaatttcggGCAAAATACGATCGGGAGGGCTAATTAAACCCCTGAGCTGA
- the LOC126609839 gene encoding uncharacterized protein LOC126609839 isoform X7 yields MSGRKDKQTVGDRNKKLRTTNAVWRPVSTQASSNEECSVKEVTEKLESETQVQEVHECTSTRISSLENVIEVAATNLDAGSSASQDTGEDKVFGGEQVVSTEKHSISVEVGASLFRFVRGKWGLTQKQIEDEMGVKIRIPLSREEDSLTIEGHSVESISRASEKIKSIVDQAVKSSNLDYSHFISLPLAIHPELVDKLVNFQNSILGISDSGVDDNLDSNSNEENSESEGEDQRPDVAVELKVEGDRQHVKVNLTNIPLVSYALQSSKAATLSDLGIEKSIFIKPKTFHLTVLMLKLWNKDRVHAATEVLQRISSKVIEALDNRPVSIRLKGLNCMRGSLAKAGVVYAPVEEIGSEGRLLRACQVIIDAYIEAGLVLEKDAKQKLKLHATVMNARHSKRKKGTRKVNSFDARGIFKQYGSEEWGEYLIREAHLSQRCGVVQETADWKGDFSTIFLIRQGTYDKDISFSGTIALKRRIFFLSFLLISGKIRSGGLIKPLS; encoded by the exons ATGAGTGGTAGAAAAGATAAGCAAACTGTCGGGGACCGTAACAAAAAGCTCAGAACAACTAATGCTGTGTGGAGACCAGTCAGTACTCAAGCTAGTTCCAATGAAG AATGCTCTGTGAAGGAGGTCACAGAAAAGCTGGAATCTGAAACTCAAGTGCAAGAAGTGCACGAATGCACTTCTACGAGAATTTCAAGTTTGGAGAATGTCATAGAGGTGGCTGCAACTAACCTCGATGCTGGTTCCAGTGCATCACAAGATACTGGAGAAGATAAAGTCTTTGGAGGAGAGCAAGTGGTTTCTACTGAAAAGCATTCAATTTCAGTTGAG GTTGGTGCTTCTTTGTTTCGCTTTGTCAGAGGAAAATG GGGATTGACACAGAAACAGATTGAGGACGAGATGGGAGTTAAGATTAGAATCCCTTTGTCAAGGGAGGAGGATTCACTAA CTATTGAAGGCCATTCAGTTGAAAGTATATCTAGAGCTTCTGAGAAGATAAAATCTATAGTTGACCAG GCAGTTAAAAGCTCAAATCTCGATTACTCTCACTTCATTTCACTTCCATTGGCAATACATCCTGAATTAGTTGATAAGCTCGTCAACTTTCAGAACTCAATCCTGGGAATTAGTGATTCTGGTGTAGATGATAATCTGGATAGTAATTCAAATGAAGAGAATTCTGAGAGTGAAGGTGAAGACCAAAGACCTGATGTCGCAGTTGAACTTAAAGTTGAAGGTGACCGTCAACATGTTAAAGTGAATCTAACCAACATACCTCTTGTCAGTTATGCGCTTCAATCATCAAAGGCGGCTACCCTATCTG ACTTGGGGATTGAAAAGTCAATATTCATTAAACCAAAAACGTTTCACTTAACTGTGCTTATGCTGAAGTTGTGGAACAAGGACCGAGTTCATGCTGCTACTGAGGTTTTGCAG AGAATCTCTTCAAAAGTGATCGAAGCCTTAGATAATCGCCCTGTCTCCATAAGACTGAAGGGACTG AATTGTATGagaggttctttggccaaagctgGTGTTGTCTATGCTCCAGTTGAAGAAATTGGCAGTGAGGGACGACTTCTGCGTGCCTGTC AAGTCATCATCGATGCATATATTGAAGCCGGGCTTGTTTTAGAGAAAGATGCTAAACAGAAATTAAAG TTGCATGCAACTGTGATGAATGCAAGGCACAGCAAAAG GAAGAAGGGAACGAGAAAGGTTAATTCCTTTGATGCGCGTGGCATTTTCAAGCAATATGGATCGGAGGAATGGGGAGAGTATCTTATCCGAGAAGCTCATCTTTCACAGAG GTGTGGTGTGGTTCAAGAAACAGCTGACTGGAAAGGTGATTTCAGTACTATATTTTTGATTAGGCAGGGGACCTATGACAAGGATATTTCTTTTAGTGGGACAATAGCTCTGAAAAGGCGGatttttttcttatcttttttattaatttcggGCAAAATACGATCGGGAGGGCTAATTAAACCCCTGAGCTGA